From Planococcus halocryophilus, the proteins below share one genomic window:
- a CDS encoding ABC transporter permease translates to MSNRATNLLVPIISVILGLLVGAVIMLVSGYDPLKGYAALWNGIFGDLYTIGETIRQITPYLLAGLAVAFAFRSGLFNIGVEGQLIVGWFAAAYVGVAVELPKIIHLPLAILAAAVAGAIWGFVPGLLKAKFRVHEVIVTIMMNYIALHVTNALIRTVSDGGDRTGNIYASASLRSEFLQNLTEFSRLHFGIIIALVMVGVMWLILEKTTLGFELKAVGFNQNASQYAGMNVNKNIILAMVISGAFAGLGGAMEALGTFEYVSSKGGFTGIGFDGIAVALLGMNTPLGVVFGATLFGSLKYGALNMPNAAGIPIEIVEIVIAVIIFFVASGYIIRLLLLRASAKKKEAK, encoded by the coding sequence ATGTCGAATAGAGCGACCAATCTCTTGGTCCCCATCATTTCCGTTATTTTAGGATTGTTGGTCGGCGCAGTTATTATGCTGGTCAGCGGCTATGACCCACTTAAAGGCTATGCCGCTCTTTGGAACGGAATTTTTGGAGACTTATATACTATCGGTGAAACAATTCGCCAAATCACCCCTTATTTATTAGCTGGTCTTGCGGTAGCTTTTGCATTCCGCTCAGGTCTATTTAATATCGGTGTTGAAGGACAATTAATTGTAGGTTGGTTTGCTGCAGCTTACGTTGGAGTAGCTGTAGAATTACCAAAAATTATCCACTTGCCTTTAGCAATTTTGGCTGCAGCTGTAGCCGGTGCAATATGGGGCTTCGTTCCAGGTCTTTTAAAAGCGAAATTCCGTGTACACGAAGTTATCGTTACAATTATGATGAACTATATTGCATTACACGTAACAAATGCATTAATTCGTACAGTTTCTGACGGTGGAGATCGCACAGGCAATATTTACGCAAGTGCTTCTCTACGTTCTGAGTTTTTACAAAACTTAACCGAATTTTCACGACTGCATTTCGGGATTATTATTGCATTAGTGATGGTTGGTGTGATGTGGCTTATTTTAGAAAAAACGACGCTTGGATTTGAGTTGAAAGCAGTTGGGTTTAACCAAAACGCTTCTCAATATGCAGGTATGAACGTTAATAAAAACATCATATTAGCCATGGTTATTTCTGGTGCATTTGCCGGTCTTGGTGGCGCAATGGAAGCCCTTGGAACTTTCGAGTATGTGTCTTCTAAAGGTGGATTTACTGGTATCGGATTTGATGGAATCGCGGTAGCCTTATTGGGCATGAACACACCTCTTGGTGTTGTGTTTGGTGCTACATTATTTGGTTCATTAAAGTACGGAGCATTAAATATGCCGAATGCTGCCGGTATTCCAATTGAAATTGTTGAAATTGTTATCGCAGTTATTATCTTCTTTGTAGCTTCAGGCTACATCATTCGCTTGCTGCTGCTCCGTGCATCAGCTAAGAAGAAGGAGGCGAAGTAA
- a CDS encoding ABC transporter ATP-binding protein codes for MEYVIEMLNIRKEFGTFVANDNITLQLKKGEIHALLGENGAGKSTLMNILFGLYQPEGGEIRVRGKKVDISNPNIANDLGIGMVHQHFMLVENFSVTENIILGTEPTKYGVTNKKDAAKKVQALSEQYGLNVDPNAIIQDISVGMQQRVEILKTLYRGAEILIFDEPTASLTPQEIVELIQIMKRLIAEGKSIILITHKLKEIMDVSDRVTVIRKGQGIGTVITAETNPNDLASLMVGRQVEFTTVKGESFPGEEILDIKDLVVLDYRGIEKVKHLNLNVRKGEIVGIAGIDGNGQSELIEAITGLRKVKSGTISINGKNVTNMKPRKVIESGVGHIPQDRHKHGLVLDFPIGHNISLQTYYMKPISKSGIIDYNKINEKALQIIKDFDVRTQGPSELARSLSGGNQQKAIIGREVDRNPDLLIAALPTRGLDVGAIEFIHSRLIEQRDNGKAVLLISFELDEVMNVSDRIAVIHDGEIVDIVTPETTTEQELGLLMAGHTDQKKTQDLTQKGEDQHVE; via the coding sequence GTGGAGTATGTAATTGAAATGCTGAATATCCGTAAAGAGTTCGGTACATTTGTCGCTAATGACAATATTACGCTGCAACTGAAAAAGGGAGAAATTCACGCATTACTAGGGGAAAACGGCGCTGGAAAATCGACATTAATGAACATTTTGTTTGGTTTGTATCAGCCAGAAGGCGGAGAAATCCGAGTTCGCGGAAAAAAAGTAGACATTTCTAATCCAAATATAGCGAATGATCTTGGTATCGGAATGGTTCACCAGCATTTCATGTTGGTCGAAAATTTTTCAGTTACAGAAAATATCATTTTGGGAACCGAGCCAACAAAATATGGTGTTACAAATAAAAAAGACGCTGCTAAAAAAGTACAGGCACTGTCTGAACAATACGGCCTAAACGTTGATCCGAATGCTATCATTCAAGATATATCGGTAGGTATGCAACAGCGTGTAGAGATATTGAAAACTTTGTATCGCGGCGCTGAAATTTTGATCTTTGACGAACCAACGGCTTCATTAACCCCACAGGAAATTGTCGAATTGATTCAAATTATGAAGCGTTTAATCGCTGAAGGAAAATCTATTATTTTAATTACGCATAAACTAAAAGAAATTATGGATGTTTCTGACCGCGTAACAGTTATTCGAAAAGGACAAGGAATTGGAACGGTTATTACAGCAGAAACCAATCCGAACGATCTGGCATCCTTGATGGTTGGACGCCAAGTCGAATTTACTACTGTAAAAGGGGAATCGTTCCCAGGAGAAGAAATTTTGGATATTAAAGATTTAGTCGTCCTTGATTATCGTGGCATTGAAAAAGTGAAACACTTGAATTTGAATGTCCGTAAAGGCGAAATTGTCGGAATTGCAGGAATTGATGGAAATGGACAGTCTGAATTAATCGAAGCGATTACAGGGCTTCGAAAAGTAAAGAGCGGAACCATTTCAATTAATGGAAAAAATGTTACCAACATGAAACCCCGTAAAGTAATAGAGTCAGGCGTTGGACATATTCCTCAAGACAGACATAAGCATGGACTGGTACTGGATTTTCCAATTGGTCATAATATTTCGCTTCAAACCTACTATATGAAGCCGATTTCTAAATCTGGCATCATCGATTACAACAAAATCAATGAAAAAGCTTTGCAAATTATTAAAGATTTTGACGTTCGAACACAAGGTCCATCAGAGTTAGCTCGTTCACTATCTGGTGGGAATCAACAAAAAGCGATTATTGGCCGAGAAGTTGACCGAAATCCTGATTTATTGATTGCTGCCTTACCAACTAGGGGATTAGATGTTGGGGCTATCGAATTTATTCATAGTCGTTTAATTGAACAGCGCGATAATGGAAAAGCCGTATTGTTGATTTCGTTTGAATTAGACGAGGTTATGAACGTTTCAGATCGCATTGCCGTTATTCATGATGGAGAAATAGTGGATATTGTGACGCCAGAAACGACGACCGAGCAAGAGCTAGGTTTATTGATGGCAGGACATACTGATCAGAAAAAAACACAGGATTTAACACAGAAAGGTGAGGATCAGCATGTCGAATAG
- a CDS encoding FtsK/SpoIIIE family DNA translocase, with translation MNRARETAKKKSQARARARTKSKPKAKPKNKKRQPMPMIAYEVIGLILLGIAVLMTFQLGVIGKMFYNIAEYVAGYLAFLIPVSLVFVAIFVMVKREWPKPKMKVAFGSTFVLIGILLICHLIWAANSILPITSSNVIAETIRTTKMTGTIWNSYLATGGGILGALLYSLLHVLFDTAGTWIVAIILLSIGAIILTGKAAAPFIAEKIPSMRPIIDSLMSRFKQSKPKKTSTSRKKSESEQVLEINESLSYDEDDDQEGNLLYESKQEAPIISAFTENVKPKQAAPPQVAVEEPQETADVQLLSTAEELENEEYQLPPLSLLTLPPHHDQSGEYSGIQKNAKKLEKTFQSFGVRAKVTQVHLGPAVTKYEVLPDTGVKVSKIVSLHDDLALALAARDIRIEAPIPGKSAIGIEVPNSEVSIVSLREVLESEENNQPDAKLLFALGRDVTGQAVMTQLNKMPHLLVAGSTGSGKSVCINGIITSIIMRAKPHEVKMMMIDPKMVELNVYNGIPHLLAPVVTDPRKAAQALKKIVSEMERRYELFSHTGTRNIEGYNEYVRVFNEENEDKHPKLPFIVVIVDELADLMMVASNEVEDAITRLAQMARAAGIHLIIATQRPSVNVITGVIKANIPSRIAFAVSSSIDSRTILDMGGAEKLLGRGDMLFLGAGQSKPVRVQGAFLSDSEVEKIVDFVIEQQKAQYQEDMIPSEIDETKIDEETDEIYDEAVKLVTEMQTASVSMLQRRFRVGYSRAARIIDQMEQRGVVGPYEGSKPRTVLVPKQEDY, from the coding sequence ATGAATAGGGCTCGTGAAACCGCGAAGAAAAAGTCACAAGCGAGAGCAAGAGCAAGAACAAAATCGAAACCGAAAGCAAAGCCGAAAAACAAAAAAAGACAACCCATGCCAATGATTGCATATGAAGTTATCGGTTTAATATTATTAGGGATTGCAGTTTTGATGACTTTTCAACTCGGCGTTATTGGCAAAATGTTTTACAATATAGCTGAATATGTAGCAGGATATTTGGCTTTCTTAATCCCAGTGTCACTCGTTTTTGTGGCGATATTTGTCATGGTAAAGCGAGAATGGCCAAAACCTAAAATGAAAGTGGCATTCGGATCCACATTTGTGTTGATTGGCATTTTGCTAATTTGCCATTTAATTTGGGCGGCAAATAGCATTTTACCAATCACTTCTTCAAACGTTATTGCCGAAACAATTCGCACAACAAAAATGACAGGAACTATTTGGAATAGTTATTTAGCAACAGGAGGCGGAATTTTAGGTGCTTTACTATACTCGCTACTGCACGTTCTTTTTGACACGGCAGGAACATGGATCGTCGCCATTATTTTATTGTCGATTGGCGCTATTATTTTAACAGGAAAAGCCGCTGCTCCTTTTATTGCCGAAAAAATACCAAGTATGCGTCCGATTATTGATTCGTTAATGAGTCGCTTTAAACAAAGCAAGCCGAAAAAAACAAGTACTTCTCGTAAGAAATCAGAATCGGAACAAGTTTTGGAAATCAATGAATCATTATCTTATGATGAAGATGACGACCAAGAAGGAAATCTTTTATACGAGTCAAAACAAGAAGCGCCGATTATTTCGGCATTTACGGAAAATGTTAAACCGAAACAAGCAGCGCCTCCACAAGTAGCTGTAGAAGAACCACAAGAGACAGCTGACGTCCAATTATTATCAACTGCTGAAGAGCTAGAGAATGAGGAATATCAATTGCCACCACTAAGTTTGTTGACTCTGCCGCCACATCACGATCAAAGCGGAGAATATTCCGGCATTCAAAAAAACGCCAAAAAACTTGAAAAAACGTTCCAAAGCTTTGGCGTAAGAGCAAAAGTAACGCAAGTTCATTTAGGTCCTGCGGTTACAAAATACGAAGTATTGCCAGATACAGGTGTAAAAGTAAGTAAAATTGTTAGTTTACATGATGATTTAGCTTTAGCTTTAGCAGCACGTGATATCCGTATCGAAGCACCCATTCCAGGGAAATCTGCAATCGGGATTGAAGTGCCAAACTCGGAAGTTTCAATTGTTAGCTTACGTGAAGTGTTGGAGTCAGAAGAAAACAACCAGCCCGACGCTAAATTATTATTTGCACTCGGTAGAGATGTTACCGGTCAGGCTGTCATGACCCAATTAAATAAAATGCCACATCTTTTAGTTGCTGGTTCGACGGGTAGCGGGAAATCAGTCTGTATTAACGGCATTATTACTAGCATTATTATGCGTGCTAAACCGCATGAAGTGAAGATGATGATGATTGACCCGAAAATGGTCGAGTTAAACGTCTATAACGGCATACCACATCTTTTAGCACCCGTTGTTACAGATCCGCGTAAAGCAGCACAAGCATTAAAGAAAATTGTTTCAGAGATGGAAAGAAGATACGAACTTTTCTCTCATACAGGTACACGAAATATTGAAGGTTATAACGAATATGTCCGTGTTTTCAACGAAGAAAACGAAGACAAGCATCCGAAGTTACCATTTATCGTAGTCATCGTAGATGAGTTGGCTGATTTAATGATGGTTGCATCAAACGAAGTAGAAGATGCCATTACGCGTTTAGCTCAGATGGCGCGTGCAGCAGGAATTCACTTGATTATTGCGACACAGCGTCCAAGTGTTAACGTCATCACAGGAGTGATCAAAGCGAATATTCCGTCTCGAATAGCTTTTGCCGTTTCATCATCTATCGATTCGCGCACAATACTAGATATGGGTGGCGCTGAAAAATTACTTGGTCGTGGAGACATGTTGTTCTTAGGTGCTGGTCAATCAAAACCGGTGCGTGTCCAAGGAGCGTTCTTGTCTGATTCAGAAGTCGAAAAAATTGTAGACTTTGTAATCGAACAACAAAAAGCGCAATATCAGGAAGATATGATTCCGAGTGAAATTGATGAAACCAAAATAGACGAAGAAACAGATGAAATTTACGATGAAGCGGTAAAGCTAGTTACAGAAATGCAAACAGCCTCCGTTTCGATGTTACAGCGCCGATTCCGTGTGGGGTATTCACGTGCGGCTCGAATTATTGATCAAATGGAACAACGTGGTGTCGTTGGACCTTATGAAGGCAGTAAACCTCGTACCGTACTAGTTCCAAAGCAGGAGGATTATTGA
- a CDS encoding GntR family transcriptional regulator encodes MTIKSDHRALYLQVIDRMKQDIAAGVYKEKEKLPSEFELSKTLGVSRATLREALRLLEEDNIIVRRHGVGTFVNSKPLFSSGIEQLTSVSDMIRQAGMEPGAIYLSTSEGLSSEEDIKRFHCTGDDTIITIERVRTANSDPVVYCIDKVPSAYLPTDFLKRTESSIFKAIEESGDIHISYAVTFIDPTGYHEDASPILECEPETALLVLKQLHYDEDDRLVLYSKNYFRADKFSFHVVRKRM; translated from the coding sequence ATGACAATTAAATCGGATCATCGTGCTTTGTACCTTCAAGTAATCGATCGAATGAAACAGGATATTGCTGCGGGCGTCTACAAAGAGAAAGAGAAGTTGCCGTCCGAATTCGAATTATCGAAAACACTTGGAGTCAGTCGAGCGACTTTACGAGAAGCGCTTCGGTTGTTGGAAGAAGATAATATTATCGTCAGACGCCACGGAGTTGGGACATTCGTCAATTCAAAACCTTTGTTTTCATCAGGAATTGAGCAATTGACAAGTGTATCCGATATGATCCGACAGGCAGGAATGGAACCCGGTGCTATTTACTTAAGCACGTCAGAGGGCCTTTCTTCTGAAGAAGATATAAAACGCTTTCATTGCACTGGCGATGATACCATTATTACTATTGAACGCGTTCGTACGGCAAACAGCGACCCTGTAGTTTATTGTATCGACAAGGTTCCTTCCGCGTATTTGCCTACAGATTTTTTGAAACGCACAGAAAGCTCCATTTTTAAAGCGATTGAAGAATCTGGAGACATTCATATCTCCTATGCGGTGACATTTATTGATCCGACTGGTTATCATGAGGATGCTTCGCCAATCCTGGAGTGTGAACCGGAAACAGCATTACTTGTTTTAAAACAGCTCCATTACGATGAAGACGATCGATTGGTGCTTTATTCAAAGAATTACTTTAGAGCTGATAAATTTAGCTTTCATGTGGTTCGCAAACGTATGTAA
- a CDS encoding BMP family lipoprotein, protein MTKRKFGLGLSLMLAAGTMLAACGSDEDTSNGETGGGEGGEETSDFSAAMVTDVGGVDDKSFNQSAWEGLQQFGKDNGLEKGDGGYDYLQSVSDADYNTNLNNLIRRDFDVVFGIGFLMEGAVSEIAEQQPEAQIAIIDAVVDAPNVASVLFKEQEGAFLAGVAAALMSETKKIGFVGGMEIPVIERFEAGFLAGVAAVDESVEVDVQYTGAFDKAELGKTTANRMYSAGADIIFHAAGGTGNGVFTEAKERKESNPEANIWVIGVDSDQYDEGATGDTNVTLTSVLKRVDTAVINISEQAMAGEFPGGETVTYGLSDDGVDLADSRGAIPEDVMAKIEEFKQQVINGDIEVPETVE, encoded by the coding sequence TTGACAAAACGTAAATTTGGTCTAGGTTTATCATTAATGCTTGCTGCTGGAACTATGCTTGCTGCATGCGGTAGCGACGAAGATACTTCAAACGGTGAAACTGGTGGGGGAGAAGGCGGAGAAGAAACTTCAGATTTTTCTGCAGCCATGGTTACTGATGTTGGAGGAGTAGATGATAAATCCTTTAACCAATCTGCATGGGAAGGTCTTCAGCAATTTGGTAAAGACAATGGTCTTGAAAAAGGCGATGGCGGCTATGACTATCTTCAATCTGTATCAGATGCGGATTACAACACAAACCTGAACAACTTGATCCGTCGCGATTTCGATGTTGTATTCGGAATTGGTTTCTTGATGGAAGGCGCTGTATCAGAAATTGCTGAACAACAGCCTGAAGCACAAATTGCTATTATTGATGCAGTAGTTGATGCTCCAAACGTTGCAAGTGTTCTTTTTAAAGAGCAAGAAGGTGCATTCCTTGCGGGTGTAGCAGCGGCTTTAATGTCTGAAACGAAGAAAATTGGTTTTGTTGGTGGAATGGAAATTCCAGTAATTGAACGTTTTGAAGCAGGATTCCTTGCAGGAGTTGCAGCTGTAGATGAGTCAGTTGAAGTTGATGTTCAATACACAGGTGCTTTTGATAAAGCGGAATTAGGTAAAACAACTGCGAACCGTATGTATTCTGCTGGAGCAGATATCATTTTCCACGCAGCTGGTGGTACTGGTAACGGTGTTTTCACTGAAGCTAAAGAACGTAAAGAGTCGAATCCAGAAGCAAATATTTGGGTTATTGGTGTAGATTCGGATCAATACGATGAAGGTGCAACGGGTGACACTAACGTTACTTTGACTTCAGTATTGAAGCGCGTAGATACAGCTGTAATCAATATTTCTGAACAAGCTATGGCAGGCGAATTCCCAGGTGGCGAAACAGTTACTTACGGTTTGTCTGATGATGGCGTAGATTTAGCTGATTCACGTGGAGCAATTCCTGAAGACGTGATGGCGAAAATTGAAGAATTTAAACAACAAGTAATCAATGGTGACATTGAAGTTCCTGAAACTGTAGAGTAA
- a CDS encoding ABC transporter permease, with the protein MSFLEVLYFIVPSAIFYAAPLILVAIGGVFSERSGVINIGLEGLMVIGAFVGILFNLLYADTFGSATPWVALVAAMFAALLLSLLHAVASITFRADQVVSGVAINLLAAALSIYLVKRIFDKGQTDFITERFSRYNVPFLSDIPVIGPLLFKSVYNTSFFAIGIAVLAWFVIYKTPFGLRLRAVGEHPMAADTMGINVTRMRYIAVMISGSLAGMGGAIYAQTITNDFGHATINGQGFMALAAMIFGKWHPLGAMGAALFFGFAQSLSIVGSSIPYISEIPNVFLLILPYVLTILALAGFIGRAHAPLAIGKPYIKGQR; encoded by the coding sequence ATGAGTTTCCTAGAAGTATTATATTTCATCGTTCCTTCAGCGATCTTTTATGCTGCACCACTTATTTTAGTTGCAATTGGCGGTGTCTTCTCAGAAAGATCTGGTGTTATCAACATTGGACTTGAAGGATTAATGGTTATCGGTGCTTTTGTTGGTATCTTGTTCAACTTATTGTATGCTGATACATTTGGATCAGCTACACCTTGGGTAGCATTAGTTGCAGCTATGTTTGCAGCTCTTCTATTATCACTATTGCATGCGGTAGCTTCTATTACATTCCGTGCAGATCAAGTAGTTTCCGGAGTTGCGATCAATTTACTAGCAGCTGCGCTATCGATTTACTTGGTAAAACGAATTTTTGATAAAGGGCAGACGGATTTTATCACTGAACGTTTCTCGCGTTACAATGTTCCGTTCTTATCTGATATTCCAGTTATCGGGCCTTTGCTATTTAAATCAGTTTACAATACCTCGTTCTTTGCAATCGGTATTGCCGTACTAGCATGGTTCGTTATTTACAAAACTCCATTTGGTCTTCGTCTACGTGCTGTCGGGGAACATCCGATGGCTGCAGATACAATGGGAATCAATGTAACGAGAATGCGTTACATCGCCGTTATGATTTCTGGTAGTTTAGCTGGTATGGGTGGCGCGATTTATGCACAGACCATTACAAATGATTTTGGTCATGCCACAATCAATGGTCAAGGCTTTATGGCATTGGCTGCTATGATTTTTGGTAAATGGCATCCGCTTGGTGCGATGGGAGCAGCCTTATTCTTCGGATTTGCACAGTCGTTGAGTATTGTCGGATCGTCTATTCCGTATATCTCGGAAATTCCAAACGTCTTCTTGTTGATTTTGCCATACGTATTAACGATTCTTGCACTTGCTGGTTTTATTGGTCGCGCTCATGCTCCACTAGCGATCGGAAAACCTTATATCAAAGGTCAACGATAA
- the yfmH gene encoding EF-P 5-aminopentanol modification-associated protein YfmH has protein sequence MHKVEFEQLEETLFHEKLDNGLTVYILPKKGFSKTFATFTTKYGSIDNHFVPQGGSEPIKVPDGIAHFLEHKMFEKEEGDVFQEFSKQGAAANAFTSFTRTAYLFSATGEIDKNVKTLLDFVQSPYFTEKTVEKEKGIIAQEITMYDDQPDWRLYFGIIENMYKNHPVKIDIAGTVESIQDITAEHLYTCYNTFYHPSNMVLFIVGNVDPDQMMALVKEDQAQKTFEEPTEITRIYPEEPKEVAIKERVLEMSVQKPKVFYGIKPEKLDLIGPEMLKHELAAQLAYELLFGRTSDFYHHAYENDWIDESYSFDYSLEQGFGYALVGSDTHKPEVLIKEIKHTLQNAVEKWPFGQEDLDRVRRKKIGFFLRALNSPEYIANQFTNYAFNEMNLFDVVPVLEELEVVDLQNAFALVSHESQQSVFTIMPPKKDEQ, from the coding sequence ATGCATAAAGTAGAATTTGAACAATTAGAAGAAACACTATTTCATGAAAAGCTTGATAACGGCTTAACGGTTTATATTTTACCGAAAAAAGGATTTTCTAAAACATTTGCCACGTTTACTACTAAATACGGTTCTATCGATAACCATTTTGTGCCTCAAGGTGGGTCAGAACCAATCAAAGTTCCAGATGGCATCGCCCACTTTTTAGAACATAAAATGTTTGAAAAAGAAGAAGGGGACGTGTTTCAAGAGTTCAGTAAACAAGGAGCTGCAGCCAACGCGTTTACATCATTTACGCGAACGGCTTATTTGTTTTCTGCAACAGGGGAAATTGATAAAAATGTCAAAACCTTACTAGATTTTGTGCAAAGTCCTTACTTCACTGAGAAAACCGTGGAAAAAGAAAAAGGCATTATCGCACAAGAAATTACAATGTACGACGATCAACCTGATTGGCGCTTGTATTTCGGAATTATTGAAAACATGTACAAAAATCATCCTGTGAAAATTGACATCGCGGGTACCGTAGAATCGATTCAGGATATTACAGCTGAACATTTATATACGTGCTACAACACGTTCTATCACCCTTCAAATATGGTGTTATTTATAGTAGGAAACGTAGATCCAGATCAAATGATGGCTTTAGTAAAAGAAGACCAAGCACAAAAAACATTTGAAGAACCTACAGAAATTACACGCATTTATCCTGAAGAGCCAAAAGAAGTAGCTATTAAAGAACGCGTGCTAGAAATGAGCGTTCAAAAACCAAAAGTATTTTACGGTATTAAACCAGAAAAACTAGATTTAATCGGTCCAGAAATGCTTAAGCATGAGCTAGCGGCTCAACTTGCTTATGAATTATTATTTGGTCGAACATCTGATTTTTATCACCACGCCTATGAAAACGATTGGATTGATGAGTCTTATTCATTCGACTATTCGTTAGAACAAGGATTTGGTTATGCGTTAGTCGGTTCAGATACGCACAAGCCTGAGGTTTTAATAAAAGAAATCAAACATACCCTTCAAAATGCAGTTGAAAAATGGCCATTTGGTCAAGAAGATCTTGACCGGGTGCGCCGCAAAAAAATTGGTTTTTTCTTAAGAGCGTTGAATTCTCCAGAATACATTGCTAACCAATTCACCAATTATGCATTTAATGAAATGAATTTATTTGATGTTGTTCCGGTATTAGAAGAGCTAGAAGTTGTTGATTTGCAAAATGCATTTGCCTTAGTCAGTCACGAATCCCAGCAATCTGTCTTTACTATTATGCCTCCGAAAAAGGATGAACAGTGA
- the yfmF gene encoding EF-P 5-aminopentanol modification-associated protein YfmF codes for MFETINIAKGVNVHVNETTQFKTINFSIKFKDKLTKEKASARSILANVLQHSNEVYPSHTALRMVLDDLYGTSLYIDSSKRGNEHVVTLNVETVNDQYLSEKGVLEKVLNLMYIVLFKPNFENGLFKESIFTREKHSIVQRIESVFDEKTRYAQQRMMELALPNHPASITSNGTIEIVENVTNEQLVAEYNEMISQNEIEIYAVGDVKPEMIASYIREFFHFKDREKAIAVPPMELVKPEQPRVLEFEDMKQGKLHMAFFTPITFRDEKFPIMQLMNGVFGGYAHSKLFVNIREKESMAYYVSSSFASQFGLMFVLAGIDSKLEEKAVTLVLEQLEEVKKGNISDIELDQTKALLVNQLKEALDSARGQIDIYDQYMELTDRFEPEYMINKWKNVTKEDIALVAKELSLEMTYFLSGKEDETNA; via the coding sequence ATGTTTGAAACAATTAATATTGCTAAAGGTGTAAATGTGCATGTCAATGAGACAACGCAATTTAAAACGATAAATTTTTCAATTAAATTTAAGGATAAACTAACGAAAGAAAAGGCATCTGCCCGTTCGATTTTGGCTAACGTATTGCAACACAGTAACGAGGTTTATCCGTCACATACAGCACTTCGTATGGTGCTTGATGACTTATATGGTACTTCTCTTTACATAGATTCATCAAAGCGTGGAAATGAGCACGTGGTTACGTTGAATGTCGAAACAGTCAACGATCAATACCTTTCTGAGAAAGGTGTGCTAGAAAAAGTATTAAACTTAATGTATATCGTTTTGTTCAAACCGAATTTTGAAAATGGTTTGTTCAAAGAATCCATATTCACGCGGGAAAAACATTCTATTGTTCAACGTATCGAATCTGTATTTGATGAAAAAACACGTTATGCACAGCAGCGGATGATGGAGTTGGCTTTACCGAACCATCCAGCTTCTATTACATCAAATGGCACAATTGAAATCGTTGAAAACGTGACGAATGAACAATTAGTGGCCGAATACAACGAAATGATTTCACAAAATGAAATTGAAATTTATGCGGTGGGTGATGTGAAACCAGAAATGATCGCTTCGTACATCCGTGAATTTTTCCATTTTAAAGATCGTGAAAAAGCGATTGCAGTGCCGCCTATGGAATTGGTAAAGCCAGAGCAACCACGCGTGCTTGAATTTGAAGACATGAAACAAGGAAAGCTACATATGGCATTTTTTACGCCGATTACATTCCGCGATGAGAAGTTCCCAATCATGCAGCTGATGAACGGCGTTTTTGGTGGCTATGCGCATTCTAAATTATTTGTAAACATTCGTGAAAAAGAAAGCATGGCATATTACGTATCTAGTTCTTTTGCTTCGCAATTTGGGTTAATGTTCGTTCTTGCAGGCATTGATTCCAAACTAGAAGAAAAAGCGGTGACTTTAGTTTTAGAACAATTAGAAGAAGTGAAAAAAGGGAATATTTCAGATATAGAGCTTGATCAAACAAAAGCGTTGTTGGTCAATCAATTAAAAGAAGCTCTCGATTCGGCGCGTGGACAAATTGATATTTATGATCAATACATGGAATTGACCGATCGTTTCGAACCTGAATACATGATCAACAAATGGAAGAACGTGACGAAAGAAGATATCGCGTTAGTTGCTAAGGAATTGTCGTTAGAAATGACATACTTCCTATCCGGCAAGGAGGATGAAACAAATGCATAA